Proteins co-encoded in one Arthrobacter sp. ERGS1:01 genomic window:
- a CDS encoding zinc-binding dehydrogenase, with the protein MRALMHNTFGDPSEVLTVENIPAAEPGPGEVRVRLVIATIHNHDLWTIRGTYGFKPELPARTGSEAMGVIDALGEGVTGLEVGQRVATGGTFGVWAEYFIAKAAALIPVDDAITDEVAAQLVSMPFSAITLLDFMDLNQGDWIVQNAANGTVGRLVAQLAAARGINVVGLVRRSAGVEELAAQGIGNIVATDDDGWVEQVRALTGGAPVVAGVDSVGGKASGEVLSLLAENGTLVVFGAMQSPVMEISSGDVIFKQATVRGFWGSKVSTSMAADKRGALLGELFGYIKAGALTLPVEATYSFADAHAAAKANFAPGRVGKIMLRP; encoded by the coding sequence ATGCGCGCCCTAATGCACAACACGTTCGGCGATCCGTCCGAGGTCCTGACCGTTGAAAACATCCCTGCCGCTGAGCCCGGTCCCGGCGAAGTCAGGGTCCGCCTGGTCATTGCCACCATCCACAACCACGATCTGTGGACCATCCGCGGCACCTACGGCTTCAAGCCCGAATTGCCGGCCCGCACGGGCAGCGAAGCCATGGGCGTTATTGACGCGCTCGGCGAAGGCGTGACCGGTCTTGAAGTGGGGCAGCGCGTTGCCACCGGTGGAACGTTCGGGGTCTGGGCGGAGTACTTCATCGCCAAGGCTGCGGCTTTGATTCCGGTCGACGACGCCATCACGGACGAGGTGGCCGCGCAGCTGGTGTCGATGCCGTTCAGCGCCATCACGCTCTTGGACTTCATGGACCTGAACCAGGGCGACTGGATTGTCCAGAATGCCGCCAACGGCACCGTGGGACGCCTCGTGGCGCAGCTCGCCGCCGCCCGCGGGATCAACGTCGTCGGGCTTGTCCGCCGGAGTGCCGGCGTCGAAGAACTGGCCGCACAGGGCATCGGCAACATCGTGGCGACCGACGACGACGGCTGGGTCGAGCAGGTGCGGGCCCTCACCGGCGGCGCGCCCGTCGTCGCAGGTGTTGATTCCGTCGGCGGCAAGGCCAGCGGCGAGGTCCTCTCGCTGCTGGCCGAGAACGGCACCCTTGTCGTGTTCGGCGCCATGCAGTCTCCCGTCATGGAGATCAGCTCGGGGGACGTCATCTTCAAGCAGGCCACGGTCCGCGGTTTCTGGGGGAGCAAGGTAAGCACCTCCATGGCGGCCGACAAGCGCGGCGCGCTCCTCGGCGAACTCTTCGGCTACATCAAGGCCGGAGCCCTGACACTGCCCGTCGAGGCGACGTATTCCTTTGCGGACGCGCACGCTGCGGCCAAGGCGAACTTCGCCCCAGGCCGCGTCGGCAAGATCATGCTGCGCCCGTAA
- a CDS encoding DUF2188 domain-containing protein: MANKGVETYHEDGKWKNRVQGNARASNTAETKQEAQAEGRRMAKQREVEHIIKNLDGKIGARNSYGNDPHPPKG; this comes from the coding sequence ATGGCGAATAAAGGCGTCGAGACTTACCACGAAGACGGCAAGTGGAAGAACCGCGTGCAAGGCAACGCCCGCGCGTCAAACACTGCAGAAACCAAGCAGGAGGCCCAAGCAGAGGGGCGCCGCATGGCTAAGCAGCGCGAGGTGGAGCACATTATCAAGAACCTCGACGGAAAAATTGGTGCTCGCAATTCGTATGGCAACGATCCTCACCCGCCGAAGGGCTAA
- a CDS encoding NaeI family type II restriction endonuclease encodes MLPFSLERDAESVDPDLDAVLGWFRQADPDGSRMARVFRETFDQLYDGQRTGRYRWDQLYKTEKTHYGTLIEINLQREFKFEDGLVMDYKIAGHEIDCKYSASAQWMLPPESIDHLILGSVASDVKSTWSIGVVRATPENRNVGTNRDMKGSLNALGKSRIRWLFKDAPMQPNILLQLPEDQVARIFAPKSGQARVNELFRIATNMRISRNIIATVAQQNDFMKRVRENGGARSTLRTEGYLILGGDYSAQTAVARAVGCVVPEPGELVSVRVGPVDYVVENSVELDGQLWRRIEHGHASTAAAPKVISQ; translated from the coding sequence ATGTTGCCTTTTTCCTTAGAACGCGATGCCGAGTCCGTCGACCCTGACCTAGATGCAGTTCTCGGCTGGTTCCGGCAAGCGGATCCGGATGGCTCCCGCATGGCACGCGTCTTCCGGGAAACCTTCGACCAGCTCTATGATGGTCAGCGCACAGGGCGCTACCGCTGGGATCAGCTCTACAAGACAGAGAAGACCCACTACGGCACCCTCATCGAGATCAACCTCCAACGCGAGTTCAAATTCGAGGACGGCCTCGTCATGGACTACAAGATTGCTGGCCATGAGATTGACTGCAAGTACTCGGCCTCGGCCCAGTGGATGCTCCCGCCAGAGAGCATCGATCACCTCATACTTGGCTCCGTCGCCAGCGACGTGAAGTCCACCTGGAGCATTGGAGTTGTCCGGGCGACACCGGAGAACCGCAACGTTGGCACGAATCGGGACATGAAAGGTAGCCTGAACGCGCTCGGCAAGTCGCGAATTCGGTGGCTTTTCAAGGACGCCCCCATGCAGCCCAACATCCTCTTACAGCTGCCCGAGGATCAAGTTGCACGCATTTTTGCGCCCAAGAGTGGCCAGGCGCGCGTCAACGAACTTTTCCGGATCGCCACCAACATGCGGATTTCTCGGAACATCATCGCCACCGTGGCTCAACAGAACGACTTCATGAAACGCGTGCGGGAAAACGGCGGTGCCCGAAGCACCCTTCGTACCGAGGGCTACCTCATCCTCGGCGGCGACTACTCAGCGCAAACGGCTGTTGCCCGAGCAGTTGGCTGCGTTGTGCCTGAACCTGGCGAGCTCGTCAGTGTTCGAGTCGGCCCAGTGGACTACGTGGTGGAAAATTCCGTAGAGCTCGACGGCCAGCTCTGGCGAAGGATTGAACATGGCCATGCTTCGACGGCAGCTGCGCCGAAAGTGATCAGCCAGTGA
- a CDS encoding alpha/beta hydrolase family protein codes for MTDSTHTEAEPEILRYGDSDQQFVELWAAQTETPHGYAILIHGGYWRAMWDATLMHPLAADLLARGWAVANIEYRRVGNGGGWPITPDDVWSGIRAAKDARPQWCAAGAVVNIGHSVGGQLALLTADLADAVVGLAPVTDVRRVDAEELDDNAALGFMGGHYADMPEAYDAASPIRQLPLDKPLLIIHGDVDTRVPEVRSEAFAAAAVAAHDIIDYRMVAGLSHMDQIDPTAPHWAHTVEWMEHRSAAKRAVAR; via the coding sequence ATGACTGATTCAACCCACACGGAGGCAGAACCGGAGATCCTGCGGTACGGCGATTCGGACCAGCAATTCGTTGAACTGTGGGCCGCGCAGACCGAAACCCCGCACGGCTACGCGATCCTGATCCACGGCGGCTACTGGCGGGCCATGTGGGACGCCACGCTCATGCACCCGCTCGCCGCCGATCTGCTGGCCCGTGGCTGGGCCGTGGCCAACATCGAGTACCGGCGGGTGGGCAACGGTGGCGGCTGGCCAATCACCCCCGACGACGTCTGGTCCGGCATCAGGGCAGCCAAGGACGCCCGGCCGCAATGGTGCGCCGCCGGCGCCGTGGTCAACATTGGCCACTCGGTGGGCGGGCAGCTGGCCCTGCTGACCGCGGACCTGGCGGACGCCGTCGTCGGCCTGGCCCCGGTGACGGACGTGCGGCGCGTCGACGCCGAGGAATTGGATGACAACGCCGCGCTCGGGTTCATGGGCGGCCACTACGCGGACATGCCCGAGGCCTATGACGCGGCGTCCCCGATCCGGCAGCTGCCCCTGGACAAGCCGCTGCTCATCATCCACGGCGACGTGGACACTCGCGTCCCCGAGGTCCGCTCCGAGGCCTTCGCCGCCGCGGCCGTGGCGGCGCACGACATCATCGACTACCGCATGGTGGCCGGCCTGAGCCATATGGACCAGATCGATCCCACCG
- a CDS encoding CPBP family intramembrane glutamic endopeptidase: protein MATEATAPTKKRFGRLIERADGRDFPYYDGEPVEVAGWKWGVIILACAVGFAALLFYPASNDLQSLVPRILFPAIPLAVFIGFTGRYWKSLFKKLTGVDYLNMVVFWLLNLAVSSVVGLIVMAVFGANANPATNGLIDGGPIQIISFYVGTGIQLFGEEIFTILPFLAVMYLLFTKAKLSRNTSVILAWLITAAWFGAAHLPTYGWNFAQAFLIIGAARLVLTLAYMRTKNILVSTGAHILNDWSTFTFALIAAGAAGVAS, encoded by the coding sequence ATGGCAACTGAAGCAACTGCGCCGACCAAGAAGAGATTTGGACGCCTGATCGAGCGGGCCGACGGTCGCGACTTCCCCTACTATGACGGCGAACCCGTTGAGGTGGCGGGCTGGAAGTGGGGTGTAATCATTCTTGCTTGCGCGGTCGGCTTCGCAGCGTTGCTCTTTTACCCAGCCAGCAATGACCTCCAATCACTCGTACCGCGAATTCTGTTTCCGGCCATTCCCCTGGCAGTGTTCATTGGGTTCACCGGCCGCTATTGGAAGTCCCTGTTTAAAAAGCTCACGGGCGTGGACTACCTGAACATGGTTGTCTTCTGGCTTTTGAACCTTGCCGTCTCCTCAGTGGTCGGCCTGATCGTCATGGCCGTCTTCGGGGCCAACGCCAACCCCGCAACCAATGGTCTTATTGACGGCGGGCCGATCCAAATAATCTCTTTCTATGTCGGAACGGGCATTCAGCTCTTCGGCGAGGAAATCTTCACGATCCTGCCCTTCCTGGCTGTCATGTATCTGCTCTTCACCAAAGCAAAGCTCTCTAGGAACACCTCCGTCATTCTGGCCTGGTTGATCACGGCAGCATGGTTCGGGGCAGCACACTTGCCGACTTATGGTTGGAACTTTGCACAGGCCTTCCTGATCATTGGCGCCGCCCGGCTTGTCCTGACCCTCGCCTACATGAGGACTAAAAACATCCTCGTCTCCACGGGCGCTCACATCCTCAATGACTGGAGCACGTTCACTTTCGCGCTCATTGCAGCCGGCGCAGCAGGGGTGGCCAGCTAG
- a CDS encoding HNH endonuclease, translated as MTAGFNALPLPGTQALIDLIPSTAHRVIYEYIYGRNDDPPTMVEIRAHAATFAGEDHSQTDRRFRDLRDVYGIDAPCRRINKKPRYVLEGLRDQTHPGRRPISGKLKAQVLHSQICAMCGKTPLVDRVKLEVDHKLPLAWGGTDDIENLQPLCEECNHNKQDYYASFDAYSDKIRAAASLLEPHKRIGETLKAFKEAGEPAPSEVVGLIACMIQYQEDWQKRTRELRELGWDFKIRKKKEYGRMRSYYELTKWTPWPAEPIAALIKQIEKDKKLAEQQMPS; from the coding sequence GTGACTGCAGGCTTCAATGCGCTGCCTTTACCCGGCACACAGGCCCTGATCGACTTGATCCCCTCAACCGCGCATCGGGTCATCTACGAGTACATTTACGGCCGCAACGATGATCCGCCCACAATGGTGGAAATCAGAGCACACGCCGCCACCTTCGCGGGTGAAGACCATTCCCAGACCGATCGGCGGTTCCGCGATCTCCGGGACGTCTATGGAATTGACGCACCGTGCCGACGCATTAACAAGAAGCCGCGGTACGTCCTTGAAGGGCTACGAGACCAGACCCATCCCGGAAGAAGGCCAATCTCAGGCAAGCTGAAGGCCCAGGTCCTCCACAGCCAAATATGCGCCATGTGCGGAAAGACGCCGTTGGTGGACAGAGTAAAACTCGAGGTTGACCACAAACTTCCGCTGGCATGGGGTGGTACGGACGACATTGAGAATCTCCAACCACTCTGTGAAGAGTGCAATCACAACAAACAGGATTACTACGCGTCATTCGATGCGTATTCCGACAAAATTCGGGCGGCCGCCTCTCTTCTTGAGCCGCACAAGCGCATCGGCGAAACGCTCAAGGCTTTCAAGGAAGCTGGTGAACCAGCTCCGTCGGAGGTGGTCGGCTTGATTGCCTGCATGATCCAGTACCAAGAAGACTGGCAGAAGCGTACACGTGAACTGCGAGAACTCGGCTGGGACTTCAAGATCCGCAAGAAGAAGGAGTACGGGCGAATGCGCAGTTACTACGAACTAACCAAGTGGACGCCGTGGCCGGCAGAACCCATCGCTGCCCTTATCAAGCAAATCGAAAAGGACAAGAAGTTAGCCGAACAGCAGATGCCGAGCTAG
- a CDS encoding DUF262 domain-containing protein, translating to MTESTRDSEVFELSDEELEDMEEATPLIEPIVYSGQDFDVDGLNRRLRQRDIIIPNFGHHDEEIETSGFQRNFVWNRRQMDKFIESMLLGYPIPGIFLIRQSNRSYLVLDGQQRLKTIQYFYAGKFQNRIYSLRNVAEKFKGLTYDTLPDELRRTLDNAFIQATIVDAGDTPERLEAVYQIFERLNSGGTQLTAHEIRVALYAGQLIDYLETLNQDRSWRNLYGKSSSRIRDQELVLRILALYVDSNDYVAPLKSFLNTFCTKHKKECGADLLAAGDLFLKAAALLDSAVGSQALRRESSQVNTSQTDALFIGLMTRLLSGEISVSEVAFGVAEIKSNETFGELISESTSHEDRVKARVAEAIRIFSQF from the coding sequence ATGACAGAATCAACAAGGGACAGCGAAGTCTTCGAACTCAGCGACGAAGAGCTTGAGGACATGGAAGAAGCCACCCCGCTGATCGAACCGATCGTATACTCCGGTCAGGATTTTGACGTTGACGGGCTTAACCGTCGGTTGCGGCAGCGAGACATCATCATCCCCAATTTTGGGCATCATGATGAAGAGATTGAGACTTCAGGATTCCAGCGAAATTTTGTATGGAATCGACGTCAAATGGATAAATTCATCGAGTCGATGCTCCTTGGTTATCCAATTCCTGGAATTTTCCTTATCCGCCAGAGCAATAGGTCATACCTTGTTCTTGATGGTCAACAACGACTGAAGACTATTCAATACTTTTATGCAGGAAAATTCCAAAATCGAATTTATTCACTTCGAAATGTTGCTGAGAAATTCAAAGGGCTAACTTACGATACTTTGCCAGACGAGCTGCGACGAACTCTTGATAACGCCTTTATTCAGGCAACTATTGTAGATGCGGGAGATACTCCCGAGAGGTTGGAGGCCGTCTATCAAATATTTGAGCGATTGAACTCTGGCGGAACGCAACTGACAGCTCATGAAATTCGTGTCGCGCTCTATGCTGGACAGCTGATCGACTATTTAGAGACACTCAATCAGGACCGGTCTTGGAGAAATCTCTACGGAAAATCAAGTTCACGAATCCGAGACCAAGAACTTGTATTGAGGATTCTTGCGCTATATGTTGACAGTAACGATTATGTAGCACCTCTAAAGTCATTTCTGAATACCTTCTGCACGAAACATAAGAAGGAGTGTGGAGCTGACTTGCTCGCTGCGGGAGATCTATTCCTGAAGGCGGCGGCACTTCTCGACTCAGCGGTTGGGAGCCAAGCGTTGCGTCGTGAATCGTCTCAGGTGAATACTTCCCAAACCGATGCGCTGTTCATTGGACTGATGACGAGGTTATTATCTGGAGAAATTTCAGTTTCAGAGGTAGCTTTCGGAGTTGCTGAAATAAAATCAAATGAAACTTTCGGTGAATTGATTAGTGAGTCAACCTCGCACGAGGATCGTGTGAAGGCTCGAGTTGCCGAGGCGATCAGAATATTTTCTCAGTTCTAA
- a CDS encoding HEPN domain-containing protein encodes MQTSRNRLVELRNLVDIRVATAELIDLEEMQRQLARFLVVRSAGHLEFTLDECIAGYVESRADPSVISYVKSGLKRGSNPWPKTLVGQVAKFKGEWGSVLESQLAAEDERLNLMIKHMVGQRNSIAHGQNEGVTVRKSLDYCQAALEVADWLVTTMNPGS; translated from the coding sequence ATGCAAACCAGTAGAAATCGATTAGTTGAGCTTCGAAATTTGGTCGACATTAGGGTTGCAACTGCTGAATTGATAGATCTCGAGGAAATGCAGCGGCAGTTGGCGCGTTTTCTCGTTGTGCGCTCCGCGGGGCACCTGGAGTTCACTCTTGATGAATGCATTGCAGGATATGTGGAATCTCGGGCTGACCCGAGCGTAATCTCATATGTTAAGTCTGGCCTCAAGCGCGGATCTAATCCTTGGCCGAAAACGCTTGTAGGGCAGGTTGCAAAATTCAAAGGCGAATGGGGATCGGTTCTTGAATCTCAACTTGCCGCTGAAGATGAGCGACTGAACTTGATGATAAAGCACATGGTTGGCCAAAGGAATTCCATTGCGCATGGCCAAAATGAAGGAGTGACGGTTCGTAAATCACTCGACTATTGTCAAGCCGCCCTCGAGGTTGCTGATTGGCTTGTAACCACAATGAATCCGGGGAGCTAA
- a CDS encoding very short patch repair endonuclease gives MVDVLTPEQRHLVMSRIRSKDTKPEMIVRRLLYAQGYRYRLHAKDLPGKPDIVFRGRHKVIFVNGCFWHSHSCADGRHRPQTNADFWGAKRQRTLDRDAHAVAVLEANGWSVATVWECELRDAEGLLRVLGVFLGPTAADARSTGGGFDSGPGEGDPRPLG, from the coding sequence ATGGTGGATGTGCTGACTCCGGAGCAGCGTCATCTCGTTATGTCCCGTATCCGGAGCAAGGATACGAAGCCCGAGATGATCGTGCGGCGATTGCTGTATGCCCAGGGCTACAGATACCGACTTCATGCCAAGGATTTGCCGGGCAAGCCGGACATCGTCTTCCGTGGCCGTCACAAGGTGATCTTCGTCAACGGCTGCTTCTGGCATTCACACAGTTGCGCCGACGGTCGTCATCGTCCGCAAACGAACGCGGATTTTTGGGGTGCAAAGCGGCAGCGGACTCTGGATCGCGATGCTCACGCCGTGGCTGTTCTGGAGGCGAATGGCTGGAGCGTCGCCACCGTTTGGGAATGCGAGCTCCGTGACGCTGAGGGTTTGCTTCGAGTTCTCGGCGTGTTTCTGGGACCCACTGCAGCCGACGCGCGAAGCACCGGCGGGGGATTTGACTCCGGGCCCGGTGAAGGTGACCCTCGCCCGCTAGGCTAA
- a CDS encoding MarR family winged helix-turn-helix transcriptional regulator — protein sequence MNDSEHSTGVDPDPLDQMICFALYAATRATNRRYVALLAPWGLTYPQYLVLVLLWTHRSLAVKEVAEHLKLDSGTTSPLIRRLEARGFLTRERSADDERAVIVSLTDAGAALREELAHIPGCVAEASRFTAAEAKSALEFLHNVTTNLSEAPTK from the coding sequence ATGAACGACAGCGAGCATTCCACGGGGGTCGATCCCGACCCCCTCGACCAGATGATTTGTTTCGCACTGTACGCCGCCACCAGGGCAACAAACCGCCGGTACGTGGCCTTGTTGGCGCCGTGGGGACTGACCTATCCGCAGTATTTGGTCCTGGTTCTTTTGTGGACACATCGGTCCCTGGCCGTCAAGGAAGTCGCGGAACACCTGAAGTTGGATTCCGGTACCACGTCACCCTTGATCCGCAGGCTCGAGGCCCGGGGCTTCCTCACCCGGGAACGCTCCGCGGACGATGAAAGGGCAGTAATCGTGTCCTTGACCGACGCCGGCGCCGCCTTGCGGGAGGAACTGGCACATATCCCCGGATGCGTAGCCGAGGCAAGCCGGTTCACGGCGGCCGAAGCAAAATCCGCGCTCGAATTCCTGCACAACGTAACGACCAACCTCTCCGAAGCACCCACCAAGTAA
- a CDS encoding immunity 8 family protein gives MRRAKRQCALGYYGDGLMRAEMRSLSSTSIDDLDAWRPIEESWSVGIRLLAGPAGEPGEESFDITVCSTAWINELVARDGIWNGRHHLIADGFNWQRIRSYIVGRVEACQGPTWSEVAEQLSRLGYWEFEDYQP, from the coding sequence ATGCGCAGGGCCAAGCGGCAATGTGCACTTGGGTATTACGGGGATGGACTGATGAGAGCTGAAATGCGTTCGTTGTCGAGCACTTCGATCGATGACCTGGACGCTTGGCGGCCCATAGAAGAGAGCTGGTCCGTGGGCATTAGGCTCTTGGCTGGACCTGCAGGAGAGCCTGGGGAGGAATCCTTCGATATTACGGTGTGCAGCACGGCCTGGATTAACGAGCTGGTTGCCCGCGACGGTATTTGGAACGGACGGCATCATCTCATTGCGGACGGTTTCAATTGGCAACGCATTCGTTCATATATTGTCGGCCGTGTGGAGGCCTGCCAAGGACCGACGTGGAGCGAGGTCGCAGAACAATTGAGTAGATTGGGCTACTGGGAATTTGAGGACTATCAACCGTAG
- a CDS encoding CPBP family intramembrane glutamic endopeptidase encodes MRVAPRVWIGFAIFIGYVVVIGGIQKFSGVPYPEFGTSAENVFRTAVLSLGVAGILLAITTTLLGWWKSALFEQQRSRHKWPIFVPVIMLLAAVVNLAYTDWSKIDALFLFAILLLGIFVGFCEEMVTRGLLVVALRSKLSEVLVWLISSATFGLMHLINVFLGADFGGTFMQVLLAFGGGTAFYILRRTTGSLILAMLLHAVWDISVFTSSFASTGTSPASLAPILILIAGVAVVWSVFKGVEPKHATEIKRVSAQH; translated from the coding sequence ATGCGCGTAGCACCTCGTGTTTGGATCGGATTCGCAATATTCATCGGCTATGTCGTTGTCATTGGCGGTATCCAGAAGTTTAGCGGGGTTCCTTACCCTGAATTCGGGACGTCGGCGGAGAATGTGTTCCGCACCGCAGTCCTGTCGCTCGGTGTCGCAGGGATACTGCTAGCAATCACAACGACACTGCTGGGATGGTGGAAGTCAGCACTGTTTGAGCAGCAGCGCAGTCGGCACAAATGGCCGATCTTCGTGCCTGTAATTATGTTGCTTGCCGCTGTCGTCAACCTGGCCTACACCGACTGGTCCAAGATCGATGCACTTTTCCTTTTCGCGATACTCCTGCTCGGCATCTTCGTAGGTTTTTGCGAGGAAATGGTCACTCGCGGGCTGCTCGTTGTTGCACTGCGGTCAAAACTGTCAGAAGTGTTGGTGTGGCTGATCAGCAGCGCCACTTTTGGTCTGATGCATCTAATAAACGTCTTTCTCGGAGCTGACTTCGGAGGAACGTTCATGCAAGTACTTCTCGCCTTCGGAGGCGGGACGGCCTTCTACATCCTTCGCCGCACAACTGGGTCATTGATCCTGGCGATGCTTCTGCACGCAGTGTGGGACATTTCTGTCTTCACTTCCAGTTTCGCCTCTACCGGAACCTCCCCGGCCTCACTTGCACCGATTCTGATCCTCATTGCTGGAGTGGCTGTGGTCTGGAGCGTTTTCAAGGGTGTCGAGCCCAAGCATGCCACGGAAATCAAGAGAGTCTCGGCCCAGCACTAG
- a CDS encoding DNA cytosine methyltransferase, whose product MNTTTPLSALEICAGAGGQSVGLEGAGFGHALAVEIDKDAAATLKLNRPSWNVHHGDVREINGREYKGIDLLAGGVPCPPFSVAGKQLGADDERDLFPEALRLVREANPRAVMLENVKGLASARFATYRKSILDELEELGYHADWQLFYSSEFGVPQLRPRFILVAVKNRYHKKFAWPAPQGTPPTVGEVLLPLMASGGWAGAKAWAANANNVAPTVVGGSKKHGGADLGPTRAKAGWLQLGVDGKGIANDVPGPGTPLDHIPRLTNQMVARIQGFPPEWQFSGLKTSVYRQIGNAFPPPVATAIGTSIATALGVKAAAKKHDWEDSERHLRAVG is encoded by the coding sequence ATGAACACCACCACCCCCCTTTCCGCTCTTGAAATCTGCGCTGGCGCAGGTGGCCAGTCGGTTGGCCTGGAAGGTGCTGGCTTTGGCCATGCCTTGGCCGTCGAAATCGACAAGGATGCGGCAGCCACGCTGAAGCTCAACAGGCCGTCGTGGAACGTTCATCATGGTGATGTTCGGGAGATCAACGGCCGGGAGTACAAAGGGATTGATCTTCTCGCCGGCGGTGTCCCTTGCCCTCCGTTTAGCGTGGCTGGCAAGCAGCTCGGCGCCGATGACGAGCGCGATCTGTTCCCGGAAGCGCTGCGACTTGTCAGAGAAGCCAACCCGCGCGCCGTCATGCTCGAGAACGTGAAAGGGCTGGCGTCAGCCAGGTTCGCCACGTACCGCAAGTCGATTCTGGATGAGCTGGAAGAGCTCGGCTACCACGCAGATTGGCAGCTGTTTTATTCAAGTGAATTCGGCGTTCCTCAGTTGCGCCCTCGCTTTATCTTGGTGGCAGTTAAAAACCGCTATCACAAGAAGTTCGCATGGCCCGCGCCACAAGGGACTCCTCCGACGGTCGGCGAGGTGCTGCTCCCTCTTATGGCGAGCGGTGGATGGGCCGGTGCGAAGGCTTGGGCAGCCAACGCAAATAACGTTGCCCCTACGGTGGTTGGAGGCTCCAAAAAGCATGGTGGGGCCGACCTCGGCCCGACTCGCGCCAAGGCAGGCTGGCTGCAGTTAGGCGTCGATGGCAAGGGAATTGCCAACGACGTACCGGGACCCGGGACGCCGCTCGACCACATTCCTCGTCTGACCAACCAGATGGTCGCACGCATTCAGGGCTTTCCTCCGGAATGGCAGTTCTCCGGGCTCAAGACTTCCGTCTACCGGCAGATTGGCAATGCCTTCCCGCCGCCTGTAGCGACTGCCATCGGAACGTCAATAGCGACCGCGCTCGGCGTTAAAGCTGCGGCTAAGAAGCACGATTGGGAAGATAGCGAGCGCCACCTTCGCGCCGTGGGCTAG